The Paracoccus liaowanqingii genome window below encodes:
- a CDS encoding response regulator — translation MNHPKPPLSILVVEDEFIIAMDIEMMIEDAGHRVLGTAASLQAVEALPVGDRPDVALVDMQLAQGSTGLEVNDEIRRRWPDTIVVFVTANPKKIPEDFAGAHGVIAKPFSAAGFTAALRYLEEGVCDPPPVSPEPGSFVASPAFAAQWG, via the coding sequence ATGAACCACCCCAAACCCCCGCTCTCGATCCTGGTCGTCGAGGACGAATTCATCATCGCGATGGATATCGAGATGATGATCGAGGATGCCGGCCACCGGGTCCTGGGCACCGCGGCCTCGCTGCAGGCGGTCGAGGCGCTGCCCGTCGGGGACCGGCCCGACGTGGCGCTGGTCGACATGCAGCTGGCCCAAGGCAGCACCGGGCTGGAGGTCAATGACGAGATCCGTCGGCGCTGGCCCGACACGATCGTCGTCTTCGTCACCGCCAATCCCAAGAAGATTCCCGAGGATTTTGCCGGCGCCCACGGCGTCATCGCCAAGCCCTTCTCGGCGGCGGGCTTCACGGCAGCGCTGCGCTATCTGGAGGAGGGGGTCTGCGATCCGCCCCCCGTCTCGCCCGAGCCGGGCAGCTTCGTGGCCTCGCCCGCCTTCGCCGCGCAATGGGGCTGA